In Chryseobacterium camelliae, one DNA window encodes the following:
- a CDS encoding LacI family DNA-binding transcriptional regulator produces the protein MKRITIKDLAEMLNISTSTVSRALKDHPDISSTVKQRVKEAAETFNYVPNDFAINFRKKSSKAIGLIIPEISMFFIPSIIKGISSVLHKEGYHFFVLSSEESCQIEEENLLTCINSRVDGILISVTRNTHDLNHLNKIRAMGIPAVIFDKTLPQKEYDEVIFDNAKNMAMAVEQFVAASCTKVLAIFGDENLEITQVRKDFFIKEISRFPAIDYKVIYCNSADTVKDKLDILLDYENFDGFFAMSDETLAGLHSTLIKKNIRGNTVKVVAISEGTLPKYLDESYEYLINDGFKMGMTAAVRLLHLMRSQNTAQAAQTFYI, from the coding sequence ATGAAAAGAATCACTATAAAAGACCTTGCTGAAATGCTCAATATCAGTACCTCTACGGTATCGCGTGCATTAAAGGATCATCCGGATATCAGCAGTACTGTCAAGCAAAGGGTTAAAGAAGCTGCAGAAACGTTTAATTACGTTCCTAATGACTTTGCTATTAACTTCCGGAAAAAATCTTCTAAAGCTATCGGGCTTATTATCCCTGAAATTTCCATGTTCTTTATTCCTTCCATCATCAAAGGGATTTCTTCGGTATTGCACAAAGAAGGATACCATTTTTTTGTTCTCTCTTCAGAAGAGTCCTGCCAGATTGAAGAGGAAAACCTCCTTACCTGCATCAATTCCAGAGTAGATGGAATTCTTATTTCAGTAACCCGGAATACGCATGACCTTAACCATCTGAATAAGATCAGAGCCATGGGAATCCCTGCTGTTATCTTTGATAAGACACTGCCGCAGAAAGAATATGATGAGGTTATTTTTGACAATGCAAAAAACATGGCTATGGCCGTTGAACAATTTGTTGCTGCGAGCTGCACAAAGGTCCTTGCCATATTCGGTGACGAAAACCTTGAAATTACCCAGGTAAGGAAAGATTTTTTCATTAAAGAAATCAGCAGATTTCCTGCGATCGATTATAAAGTGATCTACTGCAATTCTGCAGATACAGTTAAAGATAAGCTGGACATCCTTCTGGATTATGAAAATTTCGATGGCTTTTTTGCCATGAGTGATGAAACGCTGGCGGGCCTGCACAGCACACTCATTAAGAAAAATATCCGCGGGAACACCGTAAAAGTTGTAGCCATAAGCGAAGGAACGCTCCCGAAATACCTCGATGAGTCGTATGAATACCTCATCAATGACGGATTTAAAATGGGAATGACCGCTGCTGTAAGGCTCCTACACCTGATGCGGTCCCAGAACACAGCACAGGCAGCACAGACTTTTTATATATAA